The following proteins are co-located in the Silene latifolia isolate original U9 population chromosome 1, ASM4854445v1, whole genome shotgun sequence genome:
- the LOC141652630 gene encoding uncharacterized protein LOC141652630, producing the protein MADYRSMEKEKGKFIAYHSDSSDEDKDDNNNDNEGVLSLSLEKLNLGTKKKKLLVFNLSGVLVHRDYYKSPSTKFPPDGFFGSQLVYKRPFLEKFMKFCLERFQVGIWSSAQVQNTDGVVESVLQEFESRFLFVWDQDCCSDYGYKLPGKKRKPMFFKELTKLWSSLAKNSVLNRRFYESNTLLIDNEPYKALLNPPNTGIFLETYDVKDATDNALDLKNELVQFLDGLAEASDVPSYVKSHPIGQPAVGPTHPDWEFYSRIRRLFKD; encoded by the exons ATGGCAGATTACCGTTCTATGGAGAAAGAAAAAGGGAAGTTCATTGCATATCACTCAGATAGTAGTGATGAAGACAAAGACGATAACAACAACGACAACGAAGGCGTACTTTCACTTAGTTTAGAAAAACTTAATCTTGGTACTAAGAAAAAGAAGCTTTTAGTGTTTAACTTAAGTGGTGTGCTAGTACATCGTGACTACTACAAATCTCCATCTACCAAGTTTCCTCCCGATGGGTTTTTTGGTTCACAACTTG TTTACAAGAGACCCTTTCTTGAGAAGTTTATGAAGTTCTGTCTTGAAAGATTTCAAGTTGGTATATGGTCGTCAGCACAAGT GCAAAACACTGATGGTGTCGTTGAAAGCGTTCTACAGGAGTTTGAAAGCCGATTCTTATTTGTCTGG GATCAGGACTGTTGCTCGGACTATGGATATAAGTTGCCTGGTAAAAAGAGAAAGCCTATGTTCTTCAAAGAGTTGACAAAACTTTGGTCAAGCCTTGCTAAGAACTCTGTCCTTAACCGCCGGTTTTATGAATCAAACACTTTGCTAATCGATAATGAGCCTTACAAAGCCCTCCTTAACCCG CCAAACACCGGGATATTTCTTGAGACTTATGATGTCAAAGATGCTACTGATAATGCTCTAG ATTTGAAGAATGAACTAGTCCAATTCTTGGATGGTTTAGCTGAAGCAAGCGATGTTCCTTCATATGTAAAATCACACCCGATCGGGCAGCCTGCTGTTGGACCTACTCACCCGGACTGGGAGTTTTACTCGAGAATTCGTCGTCTTTTCAAGGACTGA